The following are encoded in a window of Leptodactylus fuscus isolate aLepFus1 chromosome 9, aLepFus1.hap2, whole genome shotgun sequence genomic DNA:
- the RPF1 gene encoding ribosome production factor 1, with protein sequence MAAGKKSESGESKKRKKTKSKTTEENDVASGSTEQPGASGGEQQQGALFPPTFSVSEIKNKQRRHFMFMKLKMEKRKEKLALRKKRKKEREALGDKAPPKAVPKTIENQRVYDETTVDPADEEVAYDEATDEFAPYFNRQTTPKILITTSDRPRGRTVRFTEQLSSIIPNSHVYYRRGLALKKIIPQCIAKEFTDLIVINEDRKIANGLILSHLPDGPTAHFKMSNVRLRKEIKRKGKEPTEHQPEVILNNFTTRLGHSIGRMFASLYPHDPHFTGRQVATFHNQRDYIFFRYHRYIFKSEKKVGIQELGPRFTLKLRSLQKGTFDSKYGEYEWVHKRHEMDSNRRKFHL encoded by the exons ATGGCTGCAGGAAAGAAGTCAGAGTCTGGGGAAAGCAAAAAACGAAAGAAGACTAAAAGTAAAACAACGGAGGAGAACGATGTGGCGAGCGGGAGTACCGAGCAGCCCGGGGCCAGCGGCGGGGAgcagcagcagggggcgctcttccCTCCTACGTTCTCCGTGTCTGAGATCAAGAACAAGCAGCGCAGACACTTCATGTTCATGAAGCTGAAGATGGAGAAGAGGAAG GAGAAGCTCGCCCTAAGGAAGAAACGTAAGAAGGAGAGAGAGGCTCTTGGGGATAAG GCTCCGCCAAAGGCTGTCCCCAAAACCATTGAAAATCAGCGAGTCTATGACGAAACCACAGTCGATCCAGCAGATGAGGAG GTGGCTTATGATGAAGCTACAGATGAGTTTGCGCCTTATTTTAACAGACAGACAACACCCAAGATCCTTATCACAACGTCTGATCGGCCTCGTGGT CGTACGGTACGGTTTACAGAGCAGCTTTCTTCCATCATCCCCAACTCACATGTGTATTATAGGAGGGGTCTTGCGCTGAAAAAGATTATCCCCCAGTGTATAGCAAAAGAGTTCACAGACCTCATTGTCATCAATGAAGACAGGAAGATTGCAA ATGGGCTCATCCTCAGTCATCTGCCTGATGGACCAACAGCTCATTTTAAGATGAGTAACGTGCGTCTGCGCAAGGAAATCAAG AGAAAAGGAAAGGAACCCACAGAGCACCAACCAGAGGTCATCTTAAATAACTTCACCACTCGCCTCGGTCACTCCATCGGCCGCATGTTTGCCTCTCTCTACCCACACGATCCCCACTTTACAGGAAGACAGGTGGCGACATTCCACAACCAGCGAGATTACATCTTCTTCAGATATCACAG ATACATCTTTAAGAGTGAAAAGAAAGTGGGAATTCAAGAGCTTGGACCGCGGTTTACACTGAAGCTCCGATCTCTTCAGAAAGGAACGTTTGATTCAAAGTATGGAGAATACGAGTGGGTTCATAAG CGACATGAAATGGATTCAAATAGAAGAAAGTTCCACTTATAA